Proteins co-encoded in one Phalacrocorax carbo chromosome 5, bPhaCar2.1, whole genome shotgun sequence genomic window:
- the AIP gene encoding AH receptor-interacting protein isoform X2: MAQQVEQLRADGVHKEVLREGTGPLPDFRDGTKTTFHYRTLRCGDEETPLDDSRARGKPMELIAGKKFKLPVWEAVLRTMRPGERARFRCDTKHVVLYPLVSKSLRNIAAGKDPLEGQRHCCSIAQLHEHYSLGYPDLDELQKNPQPLIFDIEVLKVEEPGSYQQDPWAMTDEEKLQAVPLIHKEGNELYRQGKVQEAAAKYYDAIACLKNLQMKEQPGSPDWIELDQKITPLLLNYCQCKLQCEEYYEVLDHCSSILNKQRQGLLQAREGPRGGVERGGGTG; the protein is encoded by the exons ATGGCGCAGCAGGTCGAGCAGCTGCGGGCGGACGGCGTGCACAAGGAGGTGCTGCGGGAGGGCACCGGGCCGCTGCCTGACTTCCGCGACGGCACCAAG ACCACGTTCCACTACCGGACGCTGCGGTGCGGGGATGAGGAGACGCCGCTGGACGACAGCCGGGCGCGGGGGAAGCCCATGGAACTGATCGCCGGCAAGAAGTTCAAGCTGCCGGTGTGGGAGGCGGTGCTGCGGACCATGAGGCCGGGGGAGCGCGCCCGCTTCCGCTGCGACACCAag cACGTGGTGCTCTACCCACTGGTGTCCAAGAGCCTGCGCAACATCGCGGCAGGGAAGGACCCGCTGGAGGGGCAGCGGCACTGCTGCAGCATCGCCCAGCTGCACGAGCACTACTCCCTGGGCTACCCCGACCTCGACGAGCTTCAGAAGAACCCCCAGCCCCTCATCTTTGACATCGAAGTGCTCAAG GTGGAGGAGCCCGGCTCCTACCAGCAGGACCCATGGGCCATGACGGATGAGGAGAAGCTGCAGGCCGTACCCCTGATCCACAAGGAGGGCAACGAGCTATACCGGCAGGGAAAggtgcaggaggcagctgccaAATACTACGACGCCATCGCCTGTCTCAAGAACCTGCAGATGAAG GAACAGCCCGGCTCTCCGGACTGGATCGAGCTGGACCAGAAGATCACCCCCTTGCTGTTAAATTATTGCCAATGCAAGCTGCAGTGCGAGGAGTACTACGAGGTGCTGGATCACTGCTCCTCCATTCTCAACAA ACAACGTCAAGGCCTACTTCAAGCGAGGGAAGGCCCACGCGGCGGTGTGGAACGTGGCGGAGGCACAGGCTGA
- the AIP gene encoding AH receptor-interacting protein isoform X1, with protein MAQQVEQLRADGVHKEVLREGTGPLPDFRDGTKTTFHYRTLRCGDEETPLDDSRARGKPMELIAGKKFKLPVWEAVLRTMRPGERARFRCDTKHVVLYPLVSKSLRNIAAGKDPLEGQRHCCSIAQLHEHYSLGYPDLDELQKNPQPLIFDIEVLKVEEPGSYQQDPWAMTDEEKLQAVPLIHKEGNELYRQGKVQEAAAKYYDAIACLKNLQMKEQPGSPDWIELDQKITPLLLNYCQCKLQCEEYYEVLDHCSSILNKYEDNVKAYFKRGKAHAAVWNVAEAQADFAKVLALDPSLRPVVSKELRSLEARLREKDAEDKIRFKGIFSQ; from the exons ATGGCGCAGCAGGTCGAGCAGCTGCGGGCGGACGGCGTGCACAAGGAGGTGCTGCGGGAGGGCACCGGGCCGCTGCCTGACTTCCGCGACGGCACCAAG ACCACGTTCCACTACCGGACGCTGCGGTGCGGGGATGAGGAGACGCCGCTGGACGACAGCCGGGCGCGGGGGAAGCCCATGGAACTGATCGCCGGCAAGAAGTTCAAGCTGCCGGTGTGGGAGGCGGTGCTGCGGACCATGAGGCCGGGGGAGCGCGCCCGCTTCCGCTGCGACACCAag cACGTGGTGCTCTACCCACTGGTGTCCAAGAGCCTGCGCAACATCGCGGCAGGGAAGGACCCGCTGGAGGGGCAGCGGCACTGCTGCAGCATCGCCCAGCTGCACGAGCACTACTCCCTGGGCTACCCCGACCTCGACGAGCTTCAGAAGAACCCCCAGCCCCTCATCTTTGACATCGAAGTGCTCAAG GTGGAGGAGCCCGGCTCCTACCAGCAGGACCCATGGGCCATGACGGATGAGGAGAAGCTGCAGGCCGTACCCCTGATCCACAAGGAGGGCAACGAGCTATACCGGCAGGGAAAggtgcaggaggcagctgccaAATACTACGACGCCATCGCCTGTCTCAAGAACCTGCAGATGAAG GAACAGCCCGGCTCTCCGGACTGGATCGAGCTGGACCAGAAGATCACCCCCTTGCTGTTAAATTATTGCCAATGCAAGCTGCAGTGCGAGGAGTACTACGAGGTGCTGGATCACTGCTCCTCCATTCTCAACAAGTACGAGG ACAACGTCAAGGCCTACTTCAAGCGAGGGAAGGCCCACGCGGCGGTGTGGAACGTGGCGGAGGCACAGGCTGACTTTGCCAAAGTGCTGGCCCTCGACCCCTCGCTGCGCCCTGTCGTCTCTAAGGAGCTGCGGAGCCTGGAAGCCCGCTTGCGTGAGAAGGACGCCGAGGACAAGATCCGCTTCAAGGGCATCTTCTCGCAGTAG